A single genomic interval of Planktothrix sp. FACHB-1365 harbors:
- a CDS encoding type II toxin-antitoxin system HicA family toxin — MKVRDVIKRLEKEGWYLSRTRGSHRQFKHPDKIGTVTVSGKLSIDVPIGTLKSIWRQAQIEEDQ; from the coding sequence ATGAAAGTTAGAGATGTTATTAAAAGATTAGAAAAAGAGGGTTGGTATTTATCAAGAACACGAGGGAGTCATCGGCAATTTAAACATCCTGATAAAATAGGAACTGTGACCGTTTCGGGGAAGTTAAGTATTGATGTACCCATCGGAACGCTTAAAAGTATTTGGCGGCAAGCACAAATTGAGGAGGATCAATAA
- a CDS encoding bifunctional serine/threonine-protein kinase/formylglycine-generating enzyme family protein, with protein sequence MAWQPGTTLYGDRYIIIRKLGEGGFGITFLARNRKGQYIVIKTLLDKILIDPDFIEFRDKYLRDFEKEATRLAVCRHPHIVEIENVFREGPLPCIVMEYIAGENLWELVRRKGALPEAEAVRYIQQIGHALTVVHDRGLLHRDIKPQNIMKREGKTEAVLIDFGIAREFIPNITQTHTFAATHGFTPLEQYDEHAHRGEYTDVYALSATLYFLLTGKVPTPAPNRSVGFQLPPLNQVVNVSNKVHEAVMKGLELKPDKRPQSVLEWLKILVDPDPPFKTVSFETVTVNSTGQINNRWQAQAQMLSENINGIILDLVVIPAGTFLMGSPSSELERYDDEGLQRSVNIASFLISQYLVTQAQWRAVASLPKCQIDLNSDPSDFKGDTLPVDSVTWFEAVEFCDRLSQFTGRTHRLPSEAEWEYACRAGTTTPFYFGETITTDLVNYNGNYTYGSGSEGIYREKTTTVGSFPPNAFGLYDMHGNLWEWCADPWHENYNSAPTDGSVWESGGNTNRRVLRGGSWDNDPRNCRSADRNRNEPDSRNGHFGVRVVSLPPAWIP encoded by the coding sequence ATGGCTTGGCAACCCGGTACAACACTTTATGGCGATCGCTATATTATCATCAGAAAACTAGGGGAAGGCGGTTTTGGCATTACCTTTTTAGCGCGAAATCGCAAAGGGCAATATATTGTCATCAAAACCCTACTAGATAAAATTCTAATAGACCCCGATTTTATTGAGTTTCGGGATAAATATTTACGCGACTTTGAGAAAGAAGCAACCCGACTCGCCGTTTGTCGCCATCCTCATATTGTGGAAATTGAGAATGTGTTTCGGGAAGGTCCCTTACCCTGTATTGTCATGGAATATATTGCTGGAGAGAACCTCTGGGAATTAGTGAGGAGAAAAGGTGCACTTCCAGAAGCGGAAGCAGTACGTTATATTCAACAAATTGGTCATGCTTTAACAGTTGTTCATGATAGGGGGTTATTGCATCGAGATATCAAACCCCAGAATATTATGAAACGGGAAGGAAAAACCGAAGCGGTATTAATTGATTTTGGCATTGCCAGAGAGTTTATTCCTAATATTACCCAAACTCATACTTTTGCTGCAACTCATGGGTTTACCCCCTTGGAACAGTATGACGAACACGCTCATCGGGGCGAATATACAGATGTTTATGCTTTAAGTGCAACGTTATATTTTTTGCTAACCGGGAAAGTGCCAACTCCTGCGCCCAATAGAAGTGTGGGTTTTCAGTTGCCACCCTTAAATCAAGTCGTTAATGTTAGTAATAAAGTTCATGAAGCGGTGATGAAGGGGTTAGAATTAAAACCCGATAAACGTCCCCAGTCGGTGTTGGAATGGTTGAAAATATTGGTTGATCCCGACCCCCCCTTCAAAACCGTTAGTTTTGAAACCGTAACCGTCAACTCCACCGGACAAATCAACAACCGTTGGCAAGCCCAAGCCCAAATGTTGAGTGAAAATATCAATGGAATCATATTAGATTTAGTCGTAATTCCCGCCGGAACATTCCTCATGGGTTCCCCTAGCAGTGAACTAGAACGATATGACGATGAAGGGCTGCAACGTAGTGTTAATATAGCCTCTTTTTTGATCAGTCAATACCTTGTCACTCAAGCCCAATGGCGGGCGGTAGCAAGTTTACCCAAATGTCAGATTGATCTGAATTCCGACCCTTCCGATTTTAAAGGGGATACCTTACCTGTTGATAGTGTAACTTGGTTTGAAGCTGTAGAATTTTGCGATCGCCTCTCTCAATTTACCGGACGTACCCATCGTTTACCTTCTGAAGCGGAATGGGAATATGCCTGTCGCGCTGGAACTACCACCCCCTTTTATTTCGGTGAAACCATCACGACCGATTTAGTGAATTATAACGGAAATTACACCTACGGCTCTGGCTCTGAAGGAATTTACCGAGAAAAGACAACAACTGTGGGTAGTTTTCCCCCCAACGCCTTTGGATTATACGATATGCACGGTAATCTTTGGGAATGGTGCGCCGACCCTTGGCATGAAAATTATAATAGTGCGCCGACAGATGGCAGTGTTTGGGAGTCAGGCGGAAATACTAATCGCCGGGTGTTGCGCGGAGGTTCGTGGGACAACGATCCCAGGAATTGCCGCAGTGCTGATCGTAACAGGAACGAGCCGGACAGTCGGAACGGGCACTTCGGTGTTCGTGTTGTTTCCCTTCCGCCTGCGTGGATTCCTTAG
- a CDS encoding type II toxin-antitoxin system HicB family antitoxin produces the protein MRYAIVIEKGENSYGAYVPDLPGCVAVGETVEEVRTLMQEAIIFHLEGLQEEGVQIPKPLSICEYVEAKL, from the coding sequence ATGCGTTATGCCATTGTAATTGAAAAAGGCGAAAATAGTTATGGTGCTTATGTTCCCGATTTACCCGGATGTGTAGCAGTGGGTGAAACTGTTGAAGAGGTAAGAACTTTAATGCAAGAAGCCATTATTTTTCATTTAGAAGGATTACAAGAAGAAGGGGTTCAAATCCCTAAACCTCTATCAATTTGTGAATATGTAGAAGCTAAATTATAA
- a CDS encoding serine/threonine-protein kinase, producing MGWQPGEQLRNGQYTIIRELGRGRFGITYLARDKQGETCVIKTLSDDLINQLIPSDLKRLEDKIWQEATKLAHCQHPHIVKLKESFKEGDRVCLAMEHIAGETLEHLPNKILSESVALEYIRQIGSALICVHEKGFVHRDVKPANIVLRAGKSEVVLIDFGLARGFDNPLTTVQASTTDGFAPLELYHVDSEQKPYTDAYSLSATLYVLLTGTIPASAMDRSLQKAQLIPPKQLNSQISDRTNTAILEGLKLAPEDRPQTINEWLKLLPSGHQNLVLPQIEPALFWTIVAAIATVLGTIAAWTPLLKPSSPPIPSPSPPVIEQPQKTINN from the coding sequence ATGGGCTGGCAACCAGGGGAACAGTTACGCAACGGACAATATACCATTATTAGAGAGTTGGGACGGGGACGGTTTGGCATCACCTATTTAGCTAGAGATAAACAGGGTGAAACCTGTGTGATCAAAACCTTGAGTGATGATTTAATCAATCAATTAATTCCATCGGATCTCAAGCGTTTAGAAGATAAAATCTGGCAAGAAGCGACTAAATTAGCCCATTGTCAACATCCCCATATTGTTAAACTTAAAGAGTCTTTTAAAGAAGGTGATCGCGTTTGTTTGGCGATGGAACATATTGCCGGAGAAACTCTCGAACATCTGCCTAATAAAATATTATCAGAATCCGTTGCTTTAGAATATATTCGACAAATTGGTTCGGCTTTAATTTGTGTGCATGAAAAAGGATTTGTACATCGAGATGTTAAACCTGCTAATATTGTTTTACGCGCCGGGAAATCGGAAGTTGTCTTAATTGATTTTGGTTTAGCGCGAGGGTTTGATAATCCTTTAACAACAGTTCAAGCTTCAACTACTGATGGTTTTGCACCATTGGAATTGTATCATGTTGATAGTGAACAAAAGCCCTATACGGATGCTTATTCTTTATCGGCAACTTTGTATGTTTTACTAACTGGAACTATTCCGGCTAGTGCCATGGATCGGAGTTTACAAAAAGCCCAACTCATTCCACCCAAACAACTCAATTCTCAAATTAGCGATCGCACCAATACCGCTATTTTAGAAGGATTGAAACTTGCACCGGAAGACCGACCTCAAACCATCAACGAGTGGTTGAAATTGCTTCCTTCTGGGCATCAAAATCTAGTTTTACCTCAAATTGAACCTGCACTATTTTGGACAATTGTAGCAGCAATAGCGACGGTTTTAGGAACGATTGCCGCTTGGACACCCTTGTTAAAACCGAGTTCACCTCCGATACCTTCCCCCTCTCCACCTGTTATTGAACAGCCACAAAAAACCATTAATAACTAA
- a CDS encoding Uma2 family endonuclease has product MTQLQTQIKTDTWITATWDEYLQILEQPNFAQGRGYYFNQQMRIEMAAVGANHADDNGIIVILVNLWGMFRGIPMRLFVNCSYRKTGIREAQPDASYYIGERVKLAPRGSSIVNLDENLPPDLVIEIGDSSLGDDLGQKRILYEDLGVREYWVVDVQNAKIIAFKILSNCGSERITESEILPNFKIALLEEGLKRSRQQDNTEVGNWFIEQMGR; this is encoded by the coding sequence ATGACTCAACTACAAACTCAAATTAAAACAGATACTTGGATAACTGCAACTTGGGATGAATATTTGCAAATCTTAGAACAACCCAACTTTGCCCAAGGGAGAGGTTATTATTTTAATCAACAGATGAGGATTGAAATGGCAGCAGTCGGGGCGAATCATGCTGATGATAATGGTATAATTGTTATTTTAGTTAACCTATGGGGTATGTTTCGCGGTATTCCCATGAGATTATTCGTTAACTGTAGCTATCGAAAAACAGGAATTCGAGAAGCTCAACCCGATGCCTCTTATTATATTGGAGAACGAGTTAAATTAGCACCTCGTGGGAGTTCTATTGTTAATTTAGATGAAAATTTACCTCCAGATTTAGTGATTGAAATTGGAGATAGCTCTTTAGGGGATGATTTAGGGCAAAAACGAATATTATATGAAGATTTAGGAGTTAGGGAATATTGGGTTGTAGATGTTCAAAATGCTAAAATTATTGCGTTTAAAATATTATCAAATTGTGGGAGTGAACGAATTACAGAGTCTGAGATTTTACCAAATTTTAAAATAGCTTTATTAGAGGAAGGATTAAAACGTAGTCGTCAACAGGATAATACAGAAGTGGGAAATTGGTTTATAGAACAAATGGGAAGATAA